A single Paraburkholderia sp. FT54 DNA region contains:
- a CDS encoding DUF1353 domain-containing protein — translation MSEFLSGDLDADLIKESPPTWRLNEPVIYQSDVAGQTFTVPAGFVSDLASVPRWPVIYLLAGGTANEASVVHDWLYSTHAVPRAVADAVLREASAVTGVPAWRRWLMWMGVRIGGGGNHWNGPTPA, via the coding sequence GTGAGTGAATTTCTGTCTGGCGATCTCGACGCCGATCTCATCAAGGAGTCGCCGCCGACGTGGCGGCTGAACGAGCCTGTCATCTATCAGTCGGATGTGGCGGGGCAGACGTTCACGGTGCCAGCTGGTTTCGTCTCCGATCTCGCTTCAGTGCCGCGCTGGCCGGTGATCTACTTGCTTGCAGGTGGGACCGCCAACGAAGCGAGCGTCGTTCATGACTGGCTGTACTCCACGCACGCCGTGCCTCGCGCTGTCGCTGATGCCGTGCTTCGCGAGGCCTCAGCGGTAACCGGTGTGCCGGCGTGGCGGCGGTGGCTCATGTGGATGGGCGTACGGATCGGTGGCGGTGGTAACCATTGGAACGGACCGACCCCGGCTTGA
- the gpW gene encoding gpW family head-tail joining protein, producing the protein MGAYDGRSRADLQAQLTALLSAYDQLIAGQQVAQASYSQSDGAKSVTYRATDLGLLDGAISVLQQKLGIIRRARRQIRFVYR; encoded by the coding sequence ATGGGCGCTTACGACGGCCGCAGCCGAGCGGACCTGCAGGCGCAATTGACAGCGTTGCTGTCGGCATACGACCAACTGATTGCTGGTCAGCAGGTTGCGCAAGCCAGTTATTCGCAGAGTGACGGCGCGAAATCAGTCACTTACCGCGCGACCGATCTCGGATTGCTCGACGGCGCAATATCAGTGCTTCAGCAGAAGCTCGGCATCATCCGGCGCGCGCGCCGTCAAATTCGCTTCGTATATCGCTAA
- a CDS encoding glycoside hydrolase family 19 protein: MNLTPQIIAAGCGAAPSRAALFAPFMQLACDHYQISTPLDVAAFLAQTGHESQRLLYTRELWGPTVAQRAYEPPSQKASDLGNTQRGDGERFCGRGLIQVTGRRNYTLAAVGLDLDLLNHPELLEQPEHAAMSAAWFWFNKKLSAIAHAGDFVTLTRRINGGTNGLADRQALYTAAKKALGVA, from the coding sequence ATGAACCTCACGCCGCAGATCATCGCGGCCGGCTGCGGCGCGGCGCCGTCGCGCGCGGCTCTGTTCGCACCGTTCATGCAACTGGCCTGTGACCACTACCAGATCAGCACGCCGCTCGACGTCGCTGCGTTTCTCGCACAGACCGGCCACGAGTCGCAGCGCTTGCTCTACACCCGGGAGCTCTGGGGCCCGACAGTCGCGCAGCGCGCGTATGAGCCGCCGTCCCAGAAAGCGAGCGATCTCGGCAACACGCAGCGCGGTGATGGCGAGCGGTTCTGCGGCCGTGGGCTTATTCAGGTCACCGGGCGCCGCAACTACACACTCGCCGCGGTCGGGCTTGACCTCGATTTGCTGAACCACCCCGAGTTGCTCGAACAGCCGGAGCATGCCGCGATGTCGGCCGCGTGGTTCTGGTTCAACAAGAAGCTGAGCGCGATCGCGCATGCGGGCGACTTCGTCACGCTGACCCGGCGCATCAACGGTGGCACGAATGGGCTCGCCGACCGGCAGGCGCTTTATACCGCAGCGAAGAAAGCACTCGGCGTAGCCTGA
- a CDS encoding pyocin activator PrtN family protein, with protein sequence MKTVFLLLAQYDATAVVPIDLVCRDYFPHLSTDKLIRKINIGEVKLPMIRMERSAKSAKGVHIQDLADYIDARRAEAIKELEQMGVRI encoded by the coding sequence ATGAAAACAGTGTTTCTGCTTCTGGCCCAGTATGACGCAACGGCTGTCGTCCCTATCGATCTCGTATGTCGTGATTATTTCCCACACCTCAGCACTGACAAGCTTATTCGCAAGATAAACATTGGCGAGGTGAAATTGCCGATGATACGCATGGAGCGATCAGCAAAGAGTGCCAAGGGAGTTCACATTCAGGATCTGGCCGACTACATCGATGCACGCCGAGCGGAAGCGATAAAAGAACTTGAACAGATGGGCGTTCGGATCTGA
- a CDS encoding GNAT family N-acetyltransferase, translated as MSGSIEADLDRPIWVALTTKQAHLGYGEALARRYHPDVAPFAALARETPAAYQTLLQLLLPHEQAVLLSNESTGPIDGLQKTDVGVIHQMIARHRDAGSADDHEVSRLGDADVKDMLDLVQKTKPGPFGKRTREMGNYIGIRERGRLIAMAGERMCVDGYVEISAVCVDEDYRGNGLAGRLVKVLRREIGQRGATPFLHVFSDNISAIGLYERLGFELRRTFHLIRVAHADSLSTSVPKSI; from the coding sequence ATGAGTGGTTCAATAGAAGCTGACCTGGACCGTCCGATCTGGGTGGCCCTCACAACGAAGCAGGCGCACCTTGGATATGGAGAGGCGCTTGCCCGTCGATACCACCCCGACGTGGCGCCCTTTGCTGCTTTGGCACGCGAAACGCCCGCGGCATACCAGACGCTTCTTCAGCTTCTGTTGCCTCACGAGCAGGCAGTCCTGCTATCCAATGAATCGACCGGTCCAATCGACGGGCTTCAAAAGACGGACGTGGGCGTGATCCATCAAATGATCGCCCGGCACCGCGACGCAGGGAGCGCGGACGACCACGAGGTAAGCCGCCTGGGTGACGCGGATGTGAAAGACATGCTCGACCTGGTTCAAAAGACCAAGCCCGGCCCTTTCGGCAAGCGAACTCGCGAGATGGGCAACTACATTGGGATCCGCGAGCGGGGGCGTCTTATTGCCATGGCGGGCGAACGGATGTGCGTCGACGGATACGTCGAGATCAGCGCCGTTTGCGTAGATGAAGATTATCGCGGAAATGGTCTAGCTGGCCGGCTCGTAAAAGTCTTGCGCAGAGAAATTGGGCAACGAGGGGCAACGCCGTTTCTCCACGTGTTCAGTGACAACATTTCGGCGATTGGATTGTATGAGCGTCTTGGCTTCGAATTGCGTCGCACGTTTCACCTTATCCGCGTCGCACATGCTGATTCGCTTTCGACTTCAGTTCCTAAGTCCATTTAG
- a CDS encoding helix-turn-helix domain-containing protein, with protein sequence MRLVIFALDGLFDTGLTVLLDTFATANELAAAQGFAAPPFDVRLVGVRRRIRTAHGLSTSVEPASTVRRPDWVVVPAPNVRQPERLIEALEGPDARDAMAHLRTWHADGVGVAAACIGTFLLAEAGLLDDREATTTWSLAPFFRQRYPAVNLDDSRMVVASDRVVTAGSAMGHLDLALWLLRQASPELATLVARFMLIDKRSSQAEYIIPDYLAHADPLVAQFERWARDNLSSGFSLQAAAAALSVGPRTLQRRTEAVLGKSPLAFFQDLRIERAQNLVSIGYDLETIASEVGYADSATLRTLLRKRLGRGVRELRAEMR encoded by the coding sequence ATGCGATTGGTCATCTTCGCGCTTGACGGCCTGTTCGACACCGGGCTCACGGTACTACTGGATACTTTTGCGACGGCCAACGAACTGGCCGCCGCCCAGGGATTCGCCGCACCACCCTTCGATGTAAGGCTCGTTGGCGTGCGCCGACGCATCCGTACTGCGCATGGCTTGTCGACTTCAGTCGAACCGGCAAGCACCGTTCGCCGCCCGGATTGGGTGGTGGTGCCCGCGCCGAATGTCAGGCAACCGGAGCGCCTGATCGAGGCGCTGGAGGGTCCAGACGCGCGCGACGCGATGGCGCACCTGCGTACGTGGCACGCTGACGGCGTCGGCGTCGCGGCCGCCTGTATCGGTACTTTCCTGCTGGCCGAAGCCGGGCTTCTGGATGATCGCGAGGCAACCACCACGTGGTCACTGGCGCCTTTCTTCCGGCAACGCTATCCGGCCGTCAATCTGGATGATTCACGCATGGTCGTCGCCTCGGATCGCGTAGTGACGGCGGGTTCCGCGATGGGCCATCTCGACCTCGCGCTATGGTTGCTGCGTCAGGCAAGTCCCGAACTTGCGACGCTCGTTGCCCGCTTCATGCTCATTGACAAGCGTTCATCCCAGGCCGAATACATCATTCCCGATTACCTCGCCCACGCCGACCCGTTGGTCGCGCAATTCGAGCGATGGGCTCGCGACAATCTTTCCTCGGGGTTTTCGCTTCAGGCGGCAGCGGCTGCGTTGTCCGTCGGACCGCGCACTTTGCAGCGCCGTACCGAAGCCGTGCTTGGTAAGTCGCCACTGGCGTTCTTCCAGGATCTGCGCATCGAACGGGCGCAGAACCTCGTCTCGATTGGCTACGACCTCGAGACCATTGCGAGCGAGGTTGGCTACGCCGACTCGGCGACATTGCGGACTTTGCTGCGTAAGAGGCTCGGGCGGGGGGTGCGAGAGCTTCGCGCCGAAATGCGGTAG
- a CDS encoding ATP-binding cassette domain-containing protein: MSLYTITGAQLAFGHVALLDHADFSLEAGERVGLIGRNGAGKSSLLKIVADLSKPDDGLVTRQQGLTSVYVPQEPEFDTDDTVFDAVAAGLTHARALLDEYDAVANQLADEPEGPQHDALMSRMNTLQSSLDHSDAWNWSTRVATTLQQIGLNGEARVGSLSGGMQKRVALARALVVQPDVLLLDEPTNHLDFDGIRWLEDLLVSLRAGLLFITHDRAFLDRVATRIVELDRGRLLSYPGNFSAYQTRKAQQLEVEQVEAAKFDKLLAQEEVWIRKGVEARRTRSVGRIARLVEMRNQRAERRNVQGNVKLDVGQGEKSGKIVAELTDVTKRYGTRTVVDSFTATVMRGDKIGFVGPNGAGKTTLLKMILGELAPDEGTVRIGTNLQVAYFDQMRAQLDLEKSLADTISPGSEWVEVNGQKKHVMSYLGDFLFAPERARSPVKSLSGGERNRLLLARLFARPANVLVLDEPTNDLDIPTLELLEELLTEYDGTVLLVSHDRAFLDNVATSVIASEGGGKWREYVGGFTDWQIQSDRSQQMALDARKEAGKDAGKDTAAAKDSSAGRNPPQRAAKLSFKEQRELEALPEKIAALEAEQKTIGAQLEDGSVFAKDAQEGARLTERYAVIDEELLVALERWDELENRRK; this comes from the coding sequence ATGTCGCTTTACACCATTACCGGGGCCCAACTGGCGTTCGGTCACGTCGCGTTGCTCGATCACGCGGATTTCTCTCTCGAAGCGGGCGAACGCGTCGGGCTGATCGGCCGCAACGGCGCGGGCAAGTCGTCGCTGCTGAAAATCGTCGCCGATCTGAGCAAGCCTGACGACGGCCTCGTCACGCGTCAGCAGGGCCTGACTTCGGTCTACGTGCCGCAGGAGCCGGAGTTCGACACGGACGACACGGTGTTCGACGCGGTCGCCGCCGGCCTCACGCACGCCCGCGCGCTGCTGGACGAATACGACGCGGTCGCCAACCAGCTCGCCGACGAGCCGGAAGGTCCGCAGCACGACGCGCTGATGTCGCGCATGAACACGCTGCAATCGTCGCTTGATCACTCGGACGCCTGGAACTGGAGCACGCGCGTCGCGACCACACTGCAGCAGATCGGCCTGAACGGCGAGGCGCGGGTCGGCTCGCTGTCGGGCGGCATGCAAAAGCGCGTCGCGCTGGCGCGCGCACTGGTCGTGCAACCCGACGTGCTGCTGCTCGACGAGCCGACCAACCACCTGGACTTCGACGGCATCCGCTGGCTGGAAGACCTGCTGGTCTCGCTGCGCGCGGGCCTGCTCTTCATTACCCACGACCGCGCGTTTCTCGACCGCGTCGCCACGCGCATCGTCGAACTGGATCGCGGGCGTCTATTGTCGTATCCGGGCAATTTCTCGGCTTATCAGACGCGCAAGGCGCAGCAGCTCGAGGTCGAGCAAGTGGAAGCCGCCAAGTTCGACAAGCTGCTCGCACAGGAAGAAGTGTGGATTCGCAAAGGCGTCGAGGCGCGCCGCACGCGCAGCGTCGGCCGGATCGCGCGACTCGTGGAGATGCGCAACCAGCGCGCGGAACGCCGCAACGTGCAGGGCAACGTCAAGCTCGACGTGGGCCAGGGCGAGAAGTCCGGCAAGATCGTCGCCGAATTGACCGACGTCACCAAGCGCTACGGCACGCGCACGGTGGTCGACAGCTTCACGGCCACCGTCATGCGCGGCGACAAGATCGGCTTTGTCGGCCCGAACGGCGCGGGCAAGACCACGCTGCTGAAGATGATCCTCGGTGAACTGGCGCCGGACGAAGGCACGGTGCGCATCGGCACGAATCTGCAGGTCGCGTACTTCGACCAGATGCGCGCGCAGCTCGATCTGGAAAAGAGCCTCGCCGACACCATCAGCCCGGGCAGCGAGTGGGTCGAAGTCAACGGCCAGAAGAAGCACGTCATGAGCTATCTCGGCGACTTCCTGTTCGCGCCGGAACGCGCGCGTTCGCCGGTCAAGTCGCTGTCGGGCGGCGAGCGCAACCGTTTGCTGCTCGCGCGTCTGTTCGCGCGTCCGGCCAACGTGCTGGTGCTCGACGAACCGACCAACGACCTCGACATTCCCACGCTCGAACTGCTCGAAGAACTGCTCACGGAATACGACGGCACGGTGCTACTGGTCAGCCACGATCGCGCGTTCCTTGACAACGTCGCGACCTCGGTGATCGCGTCGGAAGGCGGCGGCAAGTGGCGCGAGTATGTCGGCGGCTTTACCGACTGGCAGATCCAGAGCGACCGCTCGCAGCAAATGGCGCTCGACGCGCGCAAAGAAGCCGGCAAGGACGCGGGCAAAGACACGGCCGCGGCCAAAGACAGTTCCGCGGGCCGCAATCCGCCGCAACGCGCCGCGAAGCTGTCGTTCAAGGAGCAGCGCGAGCTGGAGGCGCTGCCGGAAAAAATCGCCGCGCTCGAAGCCGAGCAGAAAACGATTGGCGCTCAACTCGAAGACGGTTCGGTGTTCGCCAAAGACGCACAGGAAGGCGCGCGTTTGACCGAGCGCTATGCCGTGATCGACGAAGAACTGCTGGTTGCGCTCGAGCGCTGGGACGAGCTTGAAAACCGGCGCAAATGA
- a CDS encoding terminase gpA endonuclease subunit translates to MEVKDDPLERQTFINTTLGETYEDRGDRALKEDALVGRCEVWPAEVPDGVAVITVGVDTQDYRFEVEVIGWGRNEESWSIAHEVIEGDMETPDPWNRLDAFLKRLWYRADGRGFEAMAVCIDSGGHHTQKVYDFSKERLGRRVWAIKGESAVGGKRNPVWPTKKPSRRTKATFRPVILGVNAAKDVVRERLHREVPGPGYMHFPTDRDINYFAQLTSERVIVKVSAGQKFRVWDLPPGRANEALDCRVYGYAALCGLSHLGLKLNATADEVKAAHTSLPYVAPKPEPDTPVVEAPIATAPRGLSITVAGSGGSGLSRTSQLA, encoded by the coding sequence TTGGAGGTCAAAGACGATCCGCTTGAGCGTCAGACATTCATCAACACGACGCTCGGCGAAACCTACGAAGACCGTGGTGATCGCGCGCTGAAAGAAGACGCATTGGTGGGCCGTTGCGAGGTTTGGCCAGCCGAAGTGCCGGACGGTGTGGCCGTCATAACTGTCGGCGTAGACACACAGGATTATCGATTCGAGGTCGAGGTGATCGGATGGGGACGCAACGAAGAAAGCTGGTCGATCGCGCATGAGGTGATTGAGGGCGACATGGAAACGCCGGACCCGTGGAATCGTCTGGACGCGTTTCTCAAGCGTCTCTGGTATCGGGCCGATGGGCGTGGCTTCGAAGCAATGGCGGTGTGTATCGACTCGGGCGGACACCACACGCAGAAGGTTTATGACTTTTCGAAGGAGCGGCTCGGGCGTCGCGTGTGGGCGATCAAGGGCGAGTCGGCCGTTGGTGGAAAGCGCAATCCTGTGTGGCCGACGAAGAAGCCTAGTCGGCGCACGAAGGCCACGTTCCGACCAGTCATTCTCGGTGTGAATGCTGCCAAGGACGTGGTCCGCGAGCGGCTTCACAGAGAGGTGCCCGGGCCCGGGTACATGCACTTTCCGACTGACCGGGACATCAACTATTTTGCGCAGCTCACATCTGAGCGCGTGATCGTGAAGGTATCAGCCGGTCAGAAATTCCGCGTGTGGGATTTGCCGCCAGGGCGAGCCAATGAAGCGCTTGATTGCCGCGTCTACGGATATGCAGCGCTGTGCGGCTTATCGCATCTTGGCCTGAAACTTAATGCGACGGCTGACGAGGTAAAGGCAGCGCATACGTCATTGCCGTATGTCGCGCCGAAGCCTGAACCGGACACGCCAGTCGTAGAGGCGCCTATCGCCACAGCACCGCGTGGCCTGTCAATCACGGTCGCGGGGTCTGGCGGTTCAGGGCTCTCCAGAACAAGCCAACTTGCCTGA
- a CDS encoding phage portal protein, whose translation MLAGRSNAPYDAADLYGAHTEDWQPFLWSPDGEINMYRDRIVSRARDLIRNDGWATAAVMRTVDNVIGPDFRPIAKPDYRSLQALTGNKAFDHVWADEWGQQVEANWRAWAHDSGFYCDAQRAQTFPQMMQLAFRHQLIDGDSLSMLHWKPERVGYGRARYATALQILDPDRLSNPQLQFDQQVLRGGVEVDADGVAVAYYIRRAHQGDWFSAAKSVHWDRILRETEWGRPIIVHHFEHDRAAQHRGIGFLTPVLTRFKMLIKYDGTELDAAIVNAFFAAYIQSPFDGELVEEAVAGSNKVSAYQQERSSYHKERGTRLGDVGMTHLYPGETLGLPSGPRICTGLSISDIRSEFDGARAG comes from the coding sequence ATGCTGGCAGGTCGAAGCAACGCGCCTTACGACGCCGCAGATCTGTACGGCGCGCACACAGAGGATTGGCAACCGTTCCTGTGGTCTCCCGATGGGGAGATCAACATGTATCGGGACCGGATCGTCTCGCGTGCGCGGGACTTGATCCGAAACGACGGATGGGCGACCGCGGCGGTAATGCGCACCGTCGACAACGTCATTGGCCCGGACTTCCGTCCGATCGCGAAGCCAGACTATCGTTCTCTGCAGGCGCTGACCGGCAACAAGGCTTTCGATCACGTCTGGGCAGACGAGTGGGGGCAGCAGGTTGAAGCGAACTGGCGCGCGTGGGCGCACGACAGCGGCTTTTATTGCGATGCGCAGCGGGCGCAGACGTTCCCTCAAATGATGCAGTTGGCTTTCCGACATCAGTTGATCGACGGCGACAGCCTCTCGATGCTTCACTGGAAGCCTGAGCGTGTCGGCTATGGTCGCGCGCGGTACGCTACGGCACTGCAGATCCTTGATCCCGACCGACTGTCGAATCCGCAGTTGCAGTTTGATCAGCAGGTGCTGCGCGGCGGCGTCGAAGTCGATGCTGACGGTGTAGCGGTTGCATATTACATTCGCCGCGCGCACCAGGGCGACTGGTTCAGTGCGGCCAAATCCGTGCATTGGGACCGCATCCTGCGCGAGACGGAGTGGGGGCGCCCGATCATCGTTCACCATTTTGAGCACGACAGAGCAGCGCAACATCGCGGTATTGGTTTTCTCACGCCGGTGCTGACGCGCTTCAAGATGCTGATCAAATATGACGGCACGGAACTCGACGCCGCGATCGTCAATGCGTTCTTTGCCGCATATATCCAGAGCCCCTTCGATGGCGAGCTCGTCGAAGAGGCGGTTGCCGGAAGCAACAAGGTAAGTGCGTACCAGCAGGAGCGGTCCTCATATCACAAAGAGCGGGGCACGCGCCTTGGTGACGTGGGTATGACCCACCTGTATCCGGGCGAAACCTTAGGGTTGCCGTCTGGGCCAAGAATCTGTACGGGGTTGTCCATTAGCGATATACGAAGCGAATTTGACGGCGCGCGCGCCGGATGA
- a CDS encoding rubredoxin has protein sequence MSEVIEVTEYKSWVCLICGWIYNEEEGLPEEGIAPGTRFAAIPEDWRCPLCDVGKAEFAVVEF, from the coding sequence GTGAGCGAAGTAATTGAAGTGACTGAATATAAGAGCTGGGTCTGCCTGATTTGCGGCTGGATCTACAACGAGGAAGAAGGTCTGCCCGAGGAAGGCATTGCGCCGGGCACGCGCTTCGCCGCAATTCCCGAAGACTGGCGCTGCCCGCTGTGCGACGTGGGCAAGGCTGAGTTTGCGGTGGTGGAGTTCTGA
- a CDS encoding DUF4399 domain-containing protein, translating into MFKNKWLVGAALAGLLAVSGAAQAASVSFVQPADGATVSNPVHVVFGVDGMKIAPAGTMTEGTGHHHLLVDGKPLPKGEVIPANDKSLHFGKGQTETDLTLPPGDHTLTLQFGDGAHRSYGPEMSKTITVHVK; encoded by the coding sequence ATGTTCAAAAACAAATGGTTGGTCGGTGCGGCATTGGCCGGATTGCTCGCCGTATCCGGCGCGGCGCAGGCCGCAAGCGTGTCGTTCGTGCAGCCGGCGGACGGCGCAACCGTCAGCAATCCCGTCCACGTGGTATTCGGCGTCGACGGCATGAAGATCGCGCCAGCCGGCACGATGACAGAGGGCACGGGACACCATCATCTGCTGGTGGACGGCAAGCCGCTGCCCAAGGGCGAGGTCATCCCCGCGAACGACAAGTCGCTGCACTTCGGCAAAGGCCAGACCGAAACCGATCTGACGCTGCCGCCGGGCGACCACACGCTGACGCTGCAATTCGGTGACGGCGCGCATCGTTCGTATGGTCCGGAAATGAGCAAGACGATCACGGTGCACGTGAAGTAA
- a CDS encoding toprim domain-containing protein, whose protein sequence is MLWVGGQRGYFKNFATDDDYCEWRSDRPVSIADQRAMDERIKRLRDQECAARAQAISAARAHWESLPILTDWHAYIERKGLTLQGCKGVRLDGDDLVIPMYRGGALVSLQNISMGGEKLYRKGCPTRCASFVMSRAKSAVTCFVEGFATGLAVFQIVPNSSVVVCFDAQNLLAVAKETKIRGMGVVCADNDWETQHDKGINKGVENGRKAAEMIGCGVSFPEGIKGTDWADALQEWGDRGPAKVRMQIMKGAKLVMK, encoded by the coding sequence TTGTTGTGGGTAGGCGGCCAGCGCGGCTACTTCAAAAACTTCGCAACCGACGACGACTATTGCGAATGGCGTTCAGATCGCCCAGTTTCGATTGCCGACCAACGAGCGATGGATGAACGCATCAAGCGCTTGCGCGATCAGGAATGCGCAGCGCGCGCCCAAGCGATTTCGGCGGCGCGGGCTCACTGGGAATCGCTGCCGATCCTCACTGATTGGCACGCATACATCGAGCGCAAGGGACTGACGCTGCAGGGATGCAAGGGCGTGCGCCTTGACGGCGACGATCTGGTTATCCCGATGTATCGCGGCGGCGCGCTAGTGAGCCTTCAAAACATTTCGATGGGCGGGGAAAAGCTTTATCGGAAGGGATGTCCGACCCGGTGTGCTTCGTTCGTCATGTCTCGCGCGAAAAGTGCCGTCACCTGCTTCGTCGAAGGGTTCGCAACTGGTTTGGCGGTTTTTCAGATTGTGCCAAATTCATCGGTGGTCGTCTGCTTCGACGCACAAAACCTATTGGCGGTCGCGAAGGAAACCAAGATCCGCGGCATGGGCGTTGTGTGTGCCGATAACGACTGGGAAACGCAACATGACAAGGGCATCAACAAGGGCGTCGAGAACGGCCGTAAGGCTGCCGAAATGATCGGTTGCGGTGTCTCGTTTCCGGAAGGTATCAAGGGCACCGATTGGGCCGATGCGTTGCAGGAGTGGGGCGATCGGGGTCCGGCGAAAGTCCGGATGCAGATCATGAAGGGCGCGAAGCTGGTTATGAAATGA
- a CDS encoding Arc family DNA-binding protein, whose product MARTDPQVNIRMPVELKEKLEAATSESNRSLNGEIIARLEESFEPRAAAVEIGEKSMDEIEARMRRAIKNK is encoded by the coding sequence ATGGCTCGAACCGACCCTCAAGTGAACATCCGGATGCCGGTCGAATTGAAGGAAAAGCTCGAGGCAGCGACTTCTGAATCAAACCGCTCATTGAATGGCGAGATCATCGCGAGGCTTGAGGAATCATTTGAGCCGCGCGCAGCCGCCGTTGAGATTGGCGAAAAATCGATGGATGAAATAGAAGCCCGAATGCGACGGGCGATCAAAAACAAGTAG
- a CDS encoding excisionase produces the protein MPNELALQVKTAPYVTIALAAIITGLSQKAIRRKIEDGKWVEGREYLRSPDGGIFISMKGFERWVESGGR, from the coding sequence GTGCCCAACGAATTAGCTTTGCAAGTAAAGACCGCCCCGTACGTCACGATCGCACTGGCCGCCATAATTACTGGCCTAAGCCAGAAAGCGATTCGCAGGAAGATCGAAGACGGGAAATGGGTTGAAGGTCGGGAGTACCTGCGCTCACCCGATGGGGGCATCTTTATCTCTATGAAGGGATTCGAGCGGTGGGTAGAAAGTGGCGGTCGTTGA
- a CDS encoding phage integrase central domain-containing protein: MPKQIAPLSELQVRKAKPAEQPYRLADGKGLYVQVMPNGSRYWRMKYRFDGKEKLASFGVYPEVSLADARKACLAARQLLTAGKDPSEQKKEVKRVRAIEASSTFEVMAREWFESQKAGWTEVYAGKVINSLEVDAFPKIGAKPIGDIEAPHMLEIIRTIEARGVRETAKRVLQRSRAVFQYGIMTGRCSRNPAADIDAETVLKKGAGVKHMARVKPIEIPQLMRDIAGYQGDVVTRLALRFMALTFVRTTEMINADWTEIDEKAREWRIPAERMKMRDPHIVPLSEQALEVLAELRKLNGAEKHVFYSVQGRSRGPISNNTMLFALYRMGYKSRMTGHGFRGLAATVLREIGYSRDVVDRQLAHAERNQVTAAYVHAEYLPERRRMMQQWADYLSDQTRS; the protein is encoded by the coding sequence ATGCCCAAGCAAATCGCGCCGCTAAGCGAGCTTCAGGTGCGCAAGGCCAAGCCCGCAGAACAGCCCTATCGACTCGCAGATGGCAAGGGGCTCTATGTCCAGGTGATGCCGAACGGCTCGCGTTATTGGCGCATGAAGTATCGTTTTGACGGGAAGGAAAAACTGGCATCGTTCGGTGTTTACCCCGAAGTCAGCCTGGCGGATGCGCGGAAAGCGTGTCTGGCTGCACGGCAACTGCTGACCGCCGGCAAAGACCCGTCTGAGCAAAAAAAGGAAGTGAAGCGCGTTCGCGCGATCGAGGCGTCGTCAACGTTTGAAGTTATGGCGCGCGAGTGGTTCGAGTCGCAGAAAGCTGGCTGGACCGAAGTTTACGCCGGCAAAGTGATCAATTCGCTGGAAGTCGACGCGTTCCCAAAAATCGGCGCCAAACCGATCGGAGACATCGAAGCGCCGCACATGCTGGAGATCATCCGGACGATTGAGGCCCGCGGCGTGCGCGAAACGGCCAAGCGCGTCCTTCAGCGCTCCCGCGCCGTTTTTCAGTACGGGATCATGACCGGACGATGCTCACGCAACCCGGCCGCCGACATTGACGCTGAAACCGTGCTGAAGAAAGGCGCCGGCGTCAAGCACATGGCGCGCGTCAAGCCGATCGAGATCCCGCAACTCATGCGCGATATCGCCGGCTATCAGGGCGACGTCGTGACGCGCCTGGCGCTCCGATTCATGGCTTTGACTTTCGTGCGCACGACCGAAATGATCAACGCCGATTGGACAGAGATCGACGAAAAGGCTCGCGAATGGCGGATTCCGGCCGAGCGCATGAAGATGCGCGATCCGCACATCGTGCCTCTTTCGGAACAGGCGCTCGAAGTCCTTGCGGAATTGAGGAAACTCAACGGCGCCGAGAAACACGTCTTCTACAGCGTTCAGGGTAGGAGCCGCGGCCCCATTTCCAACAACACCATGCTCTTCGCCCTGTATCGCATGGGATACAAATCCCGGATGACCGGCCACGGGTTCCGTGGGCTGGCGGCGACGGTATTGCGCGAGATCGGTTACAGCCGCGACGTCGTCGATCGACAACTGGCGCATGCGGAACGGAATCAGGTAACGGCTGCTTATGTGCACGCGGAGTACCTGCCTGAGCGCCGCAGGATGATGCAGCAGTGGGCGGATTATCTCTCCGACCAAACACGCTCATGA